One Staphylococcus ratti DNA segment encodes these proteins:
- a CDS encoding formate/nitrite transporter family protein encodes MGIEKPTKHLKDTYASRNIVEGIVGAVAMKEVMLDRALPRYVVKSMMSGFLLTIVTVFMFAMKTQLDGALPAVVNLMGAAAFSIALVFIVLTHSELLTSNFMYLTVGAYYRTISFGKILWLFTVCFIGNILGAFVLFGLMIFTKVMTPEMIQALTSTVDAKTVASTWHAILVKAIFANFFINIGIYVSMMFKEGLTKTFFIAIGVIIFVFMGYEHVIYNVGLFVGMIFYNIDAVSWLDVLKNIVFAFIGNYIGGGILVGLIYAYLNGSRKQY; translated from the coding sequence ATGGGAATTGAAAAACCAACCAAACATCTTAAAGATACATATGCTTCAAGAAATATCGTAGAAGGTATTGTCGGCGCAGTGGCAATGAAAGAAGTAATGCTTGATCGGGCGTTGCCAAGATACGTGGTGAAATCAATGATGTCCGGCTTTTTGCTCACTATCGTCACTGTATTTATGTTTGCGATGAAAACGCAACTTGATGGTGCATTGCCTGCTGTAGTGAATTTAATGGGAGCAGCAGCTTTTAGTATCGCCTTAGTATTTATTGTACTAACACATTCAGAACTTTTAACGAGCAACTTTATGTACCTTACCGTAGGCGCCTATTATAGAACGATTTCCTTTGGAAAAATCTTGTGGCTCTTCACAGTTTGTTTCATTGGTAATATTTTAGGTGCATTTGTATTATTTGGTTTAATGATTTTTACAAAAGTAATGACACCTGAAATGATTCAAGCGTTAACATCGACGGTAGATGCTAAAACAGTAGCATCAACGTGGCACGCAATTCTTGTTAAAGCTATTTTTGCTAACTTTTTTATTAATATCGGTATATATGTGTCGATGATGTTTAAAGAAGGGCTTACAAAGACGTTTTTTATCGCAATAGGCGTAATTATTTTCGTGTTTATGGGTTACGAGCACGTAATATATAATGTTGGCTTATTTGTGGGGATGATTTTTTACAACATAGATGCAGTTTCCTGGTTAGACGTACTTAAAAATATCGTATTTGCTTTTATCGGTAACTATATTGGTGGGGGTATTTTAGTCGGTTTAATCTATGCTTATTTAAACGGTAGCCGTAAACAATATTAA
- a CDS encoding GNAT family N-acetyltransferase, protein MRVNVRKATLKDAEALQTLMYRAFTPLREAGIDWPSVNADIEMVEKNIKYNAAYVLEKDGKIISTLSIRFPWEPKYKVSQFPFIWWFATNPDFEGEGYGKQLMTYIEETILRDTLKAPAVVLGTSARKMAWLKEVYERWGYETFFELEESSGDRGAMMVKVLIPERYNKALLEPPPWYEDA, encoded by the coding sequence ATGCGAGTGAATGTTAGAAAGGCAACCTTAAAAGATGCGGAGGCATTACAGACATTGATGTATCGTGCTTTTACACCGTTACGAGAAGCAGGAATAGATTGGCCTTCAGTAAATGCAGACATCGAAATGGTTGAAAAAAATATTAAATACAATGCGGCGTACGTGCTTGAAAAAGATGGAAAAATTATTTCGACGCTATCGATACGCTTTCCTTGGGAGCCGAAGTATAAAGTATCACAATTTCCATTTATATGGTGGTTTGCGACAAATCCTGATTTTGAAGGAGAAGGATACGGTAAGCAATTGATGACATATATAGAAGAAACAATTTTAAGAGATACACTTAAAGCACCAGCCGTAGTTTTAGGCACTTCTGCGCGTAAAATGGCGTGGTTAAAAGAGGTATATGAACGTTGGGGATATGAAACATTTTTTGAATTAGAAGAATCAAGCGGTGATCGCGGTGCAATGATGGTTAAAGTGCTCATTCCTGAGCGCTACAACAAGGCGTTGTTAGAACCACCACCGTGGTATGAAGATGCATAA
- a CDS encoding sirohydrochlorin chelatase, which translates to MRKTILVVHGMRKGKLNETLLNFVNQTFEGEVTDYEVAFLESEVIQLEEVIQNAIDAGYKRIQLVPLLLFTASHYYEDIEALYDKCQQTYPNVHFILGKPLGTHPKMAEWVASQIATYSNEVNDETGIVVLAHGNARFDEPDVALRKICDKLSTPQMSCYPSMVYGELQFQKTLPPVAEKYNKLLVIPFFFYDGYLVNKTKRQIAALQLPNEIVYTEAINFHPILKEIVQVRIAECEEVPNVSDSIEPRT; encoded by the coding sequence ATGCGTAAGACCATTTTAGTCGTGCATGGGATGCGAAAAGGAAAACTAAATGAAACACTATTAAACTTTGTCAATCAAACATTTGAAGGAGAAGTCACTGACTATGAAGTCGCATTTTTAGAAAGCGAAGTCATACAACTTGAAGAAGTCATTCAAAACGCAATTGATGCAGGCTACAAGCGTATTCAGTTAGTGCCGTTACTGTTATTTACAGCGTCACATTATTATGAAGATATTGAAGCACTATATGACAAATGCCAGCAAACCTATCCTAATGTACACTTTATTCTTGGTAAACCTTTAGGTACACATCCGAAAATGGCGGAATGGGTTGCGTCACAAATAGCAACTTATTCAAATGAGGTGAACGATGAAACTGGAATTGTTGTTCTAGCACATGGGAATGCTAGGTTTGATGAACCTGATGTAGCATTGCGTAAAATTTGCGATAAATTGTCTACACCTCAAATGTCATGCTATCCAAGTATGGTTTACGGTGAATTGCAATTTCAAAAAACCTTACCACCTGTTGCTGAGAAATATAATAAATTATTAGTCATTCCATTCTTCTTTTATGATGGCTATCTCGTAAATAAAACGAAACGACAGATTGCAGCGTTGCAGTTACCGAATGAGATTGTGTATACAGAAGCAATCAACTTCCATCCTATACTAAAAGAAATCGTGCAAGTTAGAATTGCTGAGTGTGAGGAGGTTCCAAATGTATCCGATTCAATTGAACCTCGCACATAA
- a CDS encoding precorrin-2 dehydrogenase/sirohydrochlorin ferrochelatase family protein: MYPIQLNLAHKHVVIIGGGKIAWRKFSNLVVEPCTIDVVSPEFHTAFETVLPSERIRLIYDTYQKTYIQNADLIIIATDHPQTNNQVAQDALPTQWVNHTGDQTQSDFFNMRTIEHNGLTVSISSNGRNIARTKRYAAKIEAFLAADEEDFHE, translated from the coding sequence ATGTATCCGATTCAATTGAACCTCGCACATAAGCATGTAGTTATTATAGGTGGCGGTAAAATTGCTTGGCGCAAATTTTCTAATTTAGTGGTGGAACCTTGTACGATTGATGTTGTAAGTCCTGAATTTCATACAGCGTTTGAAACAGTTTTACCTTCAGAGCGTATCCGACTTATTTATGATACGTATCAAAAAACGTATATTCAAAATGCAGACTTAATTATTATAGCGACGGACCATCCCCAAACCAACAACCAAGTGGCTCAAGATGCTTTGCCTACACAATGGGTGAATCATACTGGAGACCAAACACAATCTGACTTTTTTAATATGCGCACTATTGAGCATAATGGGCTAACGGTGAGTATTAGTTCAAATGGGCGAAATATAGCGCGGACGAAACGTTATGCAGCCAAAATTGAAGCATTTTTAGCTGCAGATGAGGAGGATTTCCATGAGTAA
- the nirB gene encoding nitrite reductase large subunit NirB, giving the protein MSKTKLLMIGNGMAGVRTIEEILERDSERFEITIIGKEPYPNYNRIMLSNILQNKMTLDETIMNPYTWYEAHGIRLITGDKVVKIDREAKHVETEQGKTVAYDQMIIATGSDAFILPIDGSRLEGVVGFRTIDDTEKMLEIAQTKQNAIVIGGGLLGLECARGLVDQGMNVTVVHLAEWLMEVQLDRKAGELLKADLEKQGIQFELQANTQEILGEKYVEGIRLSDGRVLEADMVVMAVGIRPVTKEARAAGLEIGRGIVVDDFMKTSDPNIYAVGECAEHRSKVYGLVAPLYDQGKVLADHITGIPTEGYKGSTTFTSLKVSGCDLFSAGWITESDDVRGIETFNGIDNIYKKIFVKDKVIVGAVLYGDTEEGNRFYNMMKKGATIDEYTLVSILHKAGEVDAISVADMDNDETICGCNGVSKGTLVEAIQDQGLTSVSEVTKITKAGNSCGKCKGQIAELLEHTLGEDFVASAPTGICACTDLTRDQIVTQIRAKALKTSKEVRHVLDFKDKGGCPKCRPAINYYLNMVYPHEHEDESASRFANERYHANIQKDGTFSVIPQMRGGVTDAEQLIRLGEVAKKYDVPLVKVTGAQRIGLYGVKKEMLPHIWEALDMRSASAYGKKTRSVKSCVGKAFCRFGTQYTTNLGIRLEKTFEYIDTPHKFKIGVSGCPRSCVESGVKDFGIIGVENGFQIYVGGNGGTEVVPAELLTTVATEDEVVKLCGAYMQYYRETGIYAERTAPWLKRLGFDHVKSVVLDPEKQATLFERIMDAKRAYDDEPWKEIVTEQHKRSIFEVEKV; this is encoded by the coding sequence ATGAGTAAGACAAAACTTTTGATGATTGGAAATGGGATGGCAGGCGTACGAACAATCGAAGAAATTCTTGAACGCGATAGCGAGCGCTTTGAAATTACGATTATTGGTAAAGAACCCTACCCAAACTACAATCGCATTATGTTATCCAACATTTTACAAAATAAAATGACACTTGACGAAACAATTATGAATCCATACACGTGGTATGAAGCACACGGCATTCGTTTAATTACTGGAGATAAAGTAGTCAAAATTGACCGAGAAGCAAAACACGTTGAGACGGAACAAGGCAAAACGGTTGCTTATGATCAAATGATTATAGCTACTGGTTCGGATGCGTTCATTTTACCGATTGATGGTTCAAGGCTTGAAGGTGTCGTTGGATTTAGAACGATAGATGATACTGAAAAAATGTTAGAAATTGCTCAAACAAAGCAAAATGCCATTGTAATTGGCGGTGGATTGCTTGGTTTAGAATGTGCACGAGGTTTAGTAGATCAAGGGATGAATGTCACAGTCGTGCATTTAGCAGAATGGCTTATGGAAGTTCAACTTGATCGTAAAGCGGGAGAATTGTTAAAAGCAGATCTTGAAAAACAAGGCATTCAATTTGAACTTCAAGCAAATACGCAAGAAATTTTAGGTGAAAAATACGTTGAAGGTATACGATTGTCAGATGGTCGTGTACTAGAAGCGGATATGGTAGTAATGGCTGTTGGAATTCGACCAGTGACAAAAGAAGCCCGGGCAGCAGGTTTAGAAATCGGACGTGGGATAGTTGTCGATGATTTCATGAAAACAAGTGATCCAAACATTTATGCAGTTGGCGAATGTGCTGAACATCGTTCAAAAGTATATGGCTTAGTTGCACCATTATATGATCAAGGAAAAGTGCTTGCAGATCATATTACGGGCATTCCTACTGAAGGCTATAAAGGATCGACGACTTTTACATCGTTAAAAGTTTCAGGATGTGATTTATTCAGTGCGGGCTGGATTACTGAAAGTGATGATGTCAGAGGAATTGAAACGTTTAACGGTATTGATAATATTTATAAAAAAATCTTCGTTAAAGATAAAGTGATTGTTGGTGCCGTGTTGTATGGTGATACAGAAGAAGGTAATCGCTTTTACAATATGATGAAAAAAGGCGCTACTATCGATGAATATACGCTCGTTTCCATTTTGCATAAAGCAGGCGAAGTGGATGCTATTAGTGTTGCAGATATGGACAATGACGAAACGATTTGTGGCTGTAATGGTGTTTCGAAAGGGACGCTTGTTGAAGCCATTCAAGACCAAGGATTAACATCTGTATCTGAAGTTACGAAAATCACAAAAGCAGGTAACTCTTGTGGTAAATGTAAAGGACAAATCGCAGAGTTATTAGAACATACACTTGGAGAGGACTTTGTTGCTTCAGCGCCGACAGGTATTTGTGCATGTACGGATTTAACGAGAGACCAAATTGTTACGCAAATTCGTGCTAAAGCGCTTAAAACATCCAAAGAAGTTCGACACGTTTTGGACTTTAAAGATAAAGGGGGTTGTCCAAAATGTCGTCCTGCGATTAACTATTACCTTAATATGGTGTATCCACATGAGCATGAAGATGAAAGTGCCTCTCGATTTGCTAATGAGCGTTATCATGCGAATATTCAAAAGGATGGTACATTTTCAGTGATTCCACAAATGCGTGGCGGCGTAACAGATGCAGAGCAGTTAATTCGCTTAGGAGAAGTGGCTAAAAAATATGACGTGCCGCTAGTAAAAGTGACAGGTGCGCAACGAATTGGATTATATGGTGTGAAAAAAGAAATGTTGCCACATATTTGGGAAGCACTTGATATGCGTTCTGCTTCTGCATATGGTAAGAAGACACGTTCAGTTAAAAGTTGTGTAGGTAAAGCATTTTGTCGTTTTGGTACACAATACACAACGAACTTAGGCATTCGTTTAGAAAAAACGTTTGAGTATATTGACACGCCACACAAATTTAAAATAGGGGTTTCTGGCTGTCCGAGAAGTTGCGTAGAATCTGGTGTTAAAGACTTCGGTATTATCGGTGTAGAAAACGGCTTCCAAATTTATGTTGGAGGCAATGGTGGCACAGAAGTGGTGCCCGCCGAACTGCTCACAACTGTTGCTACAGAAGATGAAGTGGTGAAACTATGCGGCGCTTACATGCAATATTATCGTGAAACTGGAATTTATGCAGAACGTACTGCGCCATGGTTAAAACGATTAGGGTTTGACCATGTCAAATCGGTTGTTTTAGATCCAGAAAAGCAAGCAACGCTGTTTGAGCGAATTATGGATGCAAAACGCGCATATGACGACGAGCCGTGGAAAGAAATCGTGACGGAACAGCACAAACGTTCAATTTTTGAAGTAGAGAAGGTGTAA
- the nirD gene encoding nitrite reductase small subunit NirD, translating into MALTYEKVKVLHISELEPLIGKKVIIGETQIGLFLMENGEVRAINNVCPHKQGPLSEGTVSGHYIFCPLHDQKIDLDTGRVQEPDKGCVTTYPVEIIDGDVYVCL; encoded by the coding sequence ATGGCATTAACATATGAAAAAGTAAAAGTCTTGCATATCTCTGAACTCGAACCTCTAATTGGTAAGAAAGTGATTATAGGAGAGACGCAGATCGGACTGTTTTTAATGGAGAATGGTGAGGTGCGCGCAATTAATAATGTATGTCCACATAAACAAGGGCCTTTATCGGAAGGAACAGTCAGTGGTCACTATATCTTTTGTCCATTGCATGATCAAAAAATTGATTTAGACACTGGACGCGTTCAAGAACCTGATAAAGGATGTGTAACGACGTACCCGGTTGAAATCATTGATGGAGATGTTTATGTATGTCTGTAA
- the cobA gene encoding uroporphyrinogen-III C-methyltransferase — MSVIETPQVYLVGAGPGNPLLLSKKAERCIRRADVILYDQLVNPFLLQLSAPNTEWIHVGKTPYTTYMRQDDINALMIEKARTYQTVVRLKGGDPAIFGRLADEVEALKKHHITFEVVPGITAASAAMSQLQCGLTERGIARNITFTTGHFKDDEEKPLDITTLQQGGTLAIYMGVKRLPKLMKEVREAIEDDLPVAVIFNATCVDQQVLAGRVSTIAHQVAALNETPGPGITIVGHVVRDVLAATANRPSPERICIVGERSKCIDEAMAIYEAGGWAIIDDRNMTALHPTQNKILTQLIRETSFTSRIVMKPEVEV, encoded by the coding sequence ATGTCTGTAATCGAGACGCCACAAGTTTATCTCGTAGGAGCTGGACCTGGAAATCCTTTACTCTTGTCTAAAAAAGCAGAGCGTTGTATTCGACGTGCAGATGTTATTTTATATGATCAACTTGTCAATCCCTTTTTACTACAGCTTTCTGCGCCTAATACAGAGTGGATTCATGTTGGCAAAACGCCCTATACGACATATATGCGACAAGACGACATTAATGCACTAATGATTGAAAAAGCGCGAACATACCAAACGGTCGTACGGTTAAAAGGCGGGGACCCAGCAATATTTGGTCGTTTAGCGGATGAGGTTGAAGCGTTAAAAAAACATCATATTACATTTGAAGTCGTCCCGGGTATTACGGCCGCTAGCGCGGCTATGAGTCAATTACAGTGCGGTCTTACTGAACGCGGAATAGCACGTAATATTACTTTTACGACAGGACACTTTAAGGATGATGAAGAAAAGCCACTTGATATTACGACGTTGCAACAGGGAGGGACACTTGCCATCTATATGGGAGTGAAACGGCTTCCTAAGTTAATGAAAGAAGTGCGTGAGGCAATTGAAGATGATTTGCCGGTGGCAGTCATTTTTAATGCCACGTGTGTCGATCAACAGGTGTTAGCAGGACGTGTTTCTACGATTGCACATCAAGTGGCAGCCTTAAACGAAACGCCTGGGCCAGGCATCACTATCGTCGGCCATGTAGTGAGAGACGTTTTAGCAGCAACAGCCAATAGACCTTCTCCTGAACGCATTTGTATTGTTGGAGAACGTTCTAAATGTATTGATGAAGCAATGGCTATTTATGAAGCAGGGGGATGGGCCATCATAGATGATCGTAATATGACGGCACTTCATCCAACACAAAATAAAATACTTACACAATTGATTAGAGAGACGTCTTTTACATCGCGTATAGTTATGAAGCCAGAAGTTGAAGTATAG
- a CDS encoding 5'-nucleotidase C-terminal domain-containing protein → MKQLGVYRFLTVILMLVIFGMANQTSVFAAETEAQSQSEAADAETVASSPTHQVTEQAPESSLTQATKESSLEKDSTENESTQPLTTKEATPTKEVSATTATTDTNVTTSQEDNETIQPMTLTDTQAQTVAQPKQGIAPSSTTRTILHTNDMHGRLVEEKGRVIGMAKTKTIKAQQNPDLMLDAGDAFQGLPLSNQSKGEEMAKAMNAVGYDAMVPGNHEFDFGYNQLKKLEGMLHFPIISSNVYKEGQLAFKPSTIIEKNGVRYGIIGVTTPETKTKTSPTGIQGVTFEDPLKSVLREMDHLNRKVDVFVILSHLGVDSTTQETWRSDYLTQQLSQNERFKVPIMVIDGHSHTVMQHGQVYGQDLLAQTGTALANIGKITFDFNDQTVRNMKASLINVNDVLDVQPDATVKAQIDKANEAFLKETSEVIIPNNTIDFQGERDDVRRHETNLGNAIADAMEAYSQTHFSHPADFAVTNSGGIRASIAKGKVTLNDIITVLPFGNTIAQIQVKGSDVRAAFEHSLGAPTENDQGTTQLSANGGLLQVSKSIRVYFDINAPSGQRIKAIHILNQKTGKFEALDPNRTYRIATNDFTASGGDGFTMLNGPREEGLSLDKVFADYLKEADLAQYDTTQAHRIINGEPEVIEPSTPSKIIPFPNPKSPSLPHEKENQVQTVPGHEGDALKGKLASLSTNKGTPSLVSGMQINHQGDIVSKTTGQVVIPNSKVKHYKGQLAYVNDKGELVSLKTGEVLLNVSVAQHYIQDTLPHTGQQQESPIIIGGLLVIGGYLLFRRYTA, encoded by the coding sequence ATGAAGCAATTAGGGGTTTACCGTTTTTTAACGGTTATTTTGATGCTTGTCATTTTTGGGATGGCAAATCAGACGAGTGTGTTTGCGGCTGAAACAGAAGCGCAGTCTCAATCTGAGGCGGCGGACGCTGAAACTGTTGCATCTTCACCAACACATCAAGTGACAGAGCAAGCACCAGAATCATCATTAACGCAAGCAACGAAAGAATCATCATTAGAAAAAGATTCAACAGAAAATGAATCAACACAACCATTAACAACAAAGGAAGCTACACCGACGAAAGAGGTTAGTGCTACTACTGCAACAACTGATACTAATGTGACGACAAGTCAAGAGGATAATGAAACTATACAGCCTATGACTTTAACAGATACTCAGGCGCAAACAGTAGCGCAACCTAAACAAGGCATAGCACCATCATCAACAACGCGTACTATTTTACATACAAATGATATGCATGGTCGCCTAGTTGAAGAAAAAGGACGTGTCATCGGCATGGCCAAAACAAAGACAATTAAAGCACAACAAAATCCTGACTTGATGCTTGATGCAGGGGATGCATTCCAAGGTTTGCCTTTATCGAATCAATCGAAAGGTGAAGAAATGGCAAAAGCAATGAATGCAGTAGGATACGATGCAATGGTACCGGGAAATCATGAATTTGATTTTGGTTACAACCAATTAAAAAAATTAGAAGGTATGCTTCATTTTCCGATTATAAGCTCAAATGTTTATAAAGAAGGTCAATTAGCATTCAAACCGTCAACGATTATTGAGAAAAATGGGGTGCGTTACGGCATTATTGGTGTAACAACACCTGAAACAAAAACGAAAACAAGTCCTACAGGGATTCAAGGTGTAACGTTCGAAGATCCGCTTAAAAGCGTTTTGCGTGAAATGGATCATTTGAATCGTAAAGTAGATGTTTTTGTCATTCTTTCACATTTAGGCGTCGATTCTACAACACAAGAAACGTGGCGCTCGGATTATTTAACCCAACAACTTAGTCAAAATGAGCGTTTCAAGGTTCCTATTATGGTTATTGATGGCCATTCTCATACGGTGATGCAACATGGTCAAGTGTACGGTCAAGATTTATTGGCACAGACAGGCACAGCTTTAGCGAATATTGGTAAAATCACATTTGATTTTAATGACCAAACTGTGCGCAATATGAAAGCATCGTTAATTAATGTAAATGACGTTTTGGATGTACAACCAGACGCAACTGTAAAAGCACAAATTGATAAAGCTAATGAAGCCTTTTTGAAAGAAACATCAGAAGTTATTATTCCTAACAATACGATTGATTTTCAAGGAGAACGTGACGATGTACGCCGTCATGAAACAAATTTAGGTAATGCAATTGCAGATGCGATGGAAGCGTACAGTCAGACACATTTTAGTCATCCTGCAGATTTTGCAGTAACAAATAGTGGTGGTATTCGCGCGTCTATTGCCAAAGGTAAAGTGACGTTAAATGACATCATTACTGTGTTGCCGTTTGGGAATACAATAGCGCAAATACAAGTGAAAGGTTCAGATGTACGTGCTGCATTTGAACATAGTTTAGGGGCACCAACAGAAAATGATCAGGGGACAACACAACTGTCAGCAAATGGGGGATTGTTACAAGTTTCCAAATCGATTCGTGTATATTTTGACATCAATGCACCATCGGGACAACGGATTAAAGCCATTCATATCCTTAACCAAAAGACAGGTAAGTTTGAAGCATTAGATCCAAATCGTACGTATCGTATTGCAACGAATGACTTTACAGCTTCAGGTGGTGATGGTTTTACGATGTTGAATGGTCCAAGAGAAGAAGGATTATCTTTAGATAAAGTATTTGCCGATTACTTAAAAGAGGCAGACCTTGCGCAATATGATACGACGCAAGCACATCGAATTATCAATGGAGAGCCAGAAGTGATTGAACCGTCAACACCGAGTAAGATCATACCGTTTCCAAATCCAAAATCGCCATCATTACCACATGAAAAAGAAAATCAAGTTCAAACAGTACCAGGTCATGAAGGAGACGCATTAAAAGGCAAGCTTGCATCACTTTCAACAAATAAAGGTACCCCATCGCTTGTGTCAGGTATGCAAATCAACCATCAAGGTGATATCGTATCTAAAACGACAGGCCAAGTCGTTATACCTAACTCAAAAGTGAAACATTATAAAGGTCAGTTAGCATATGTTAATGATAAAGGCGAACTTGTATCTTTGAAGACTGGGGAAGTACTTTTAAACGTGTCAGTAGCGCAACACTACATTCAAGATACGTTACCTCATACAGGCCAACAACAAGAATCACCAATCATCATTGGCGGTTTGTTAGTCATAGGTGGTTATTTATTGTTTAGACGTTACACAGCATAA